A region from the Rhodamnia argentea isolate NSW1041297 chromosome 7, ASM2092103v1, whole genome shotgun sequence genome encodes:
- the LOC115749473 gene encoding uncharacterized protein LOC115749473 isoform X2: protein MLGRVRAPSSSPDSLERSTTKLLKHDSLSVYEATLLKLKQGSQQIQGSPTSEFVQPDDYSAGSSSCEDAMNMECDCSCPNPSHSQLTLLHEKNLITVNDACILSSTSDAHAMVSLKQRSKGEVSILHLGITCLSETWNKNVSAPEQ from the exons atgttgggAAGAGTAAGAGCGCCGTCTTCGTCGCCAGATAGTTTGGAGAGGTCAACGACTAAGCTTCTCAAGCACGATTCTCTCTCCGTCTACG AAGCAACACTTCTAAAGCTTAAACAGGGTTCACAGCAAATCCAAGGTTCGCCAACAAGTGAGTTCGTGCAGCCAGATGATTACTCTGCAGGAAGCTCCAGCTGTGAGGATGCGATGAACATGGAGTGCGACTGTAGTTGTCCAAATCCTTCGCATTCGCAACTCACATTGTTGCATGAAAAGAATTTAATAACCGTAAATGATGCCTGTATCTTGTCAAGTACCAGCGATGCTCATGCAATGGTCAGCTTGAAACAGCGAAGCAAAGGTGAAGTATCGATTCTCCATCTG GGGATTACCTGTCTCTCGGAAACATGGAACAAGAATGTGTCGGCTCCTGAGCAATGA
- the LOC115749473 gene encoding uncharacterized protein LOC115749473 isoform X1, whose product MLGRVRAPSSSPDSLERSTTKLLKHDSLSVYEATLLKLKQGSQQIQGSPTSEFVQPDDYSAGSSSCEDAMNMECDCSCPNPSHSQLTLLHEKNLITVNDACILSSTSDAHAMVSLKQRSKGEVSILHLFSKYKSSHYSSTNSKMVTMETNCSSIIPPSSGDYLSLGNMEQECVGS is encoded by the exons atgttgggAAGAGTAAGAGCGCCGTCTTCGTCGCCAGATAGTTTGGAGAGGTCAACGACTAAGCTTCTCAAGCACGATTCTCTCTCCGTCTACG AAGCAACACTTCTAAAGCTTAAACAGGGTTCACAGCAAATCCAAGGTTCGCCAACAAGTGAGTTCGTGCAGCCAGATGATTACTCTGCAGGAAGCTCCAGCTGTGAGGATGCGATGAACATGGAGTGCGACTGTAGTTGTCCAAATCCTTCGCATTCGCAACTCACATTGTTGCATGAAAAGAATTTAATAACCGTAAATGATGCCTGTATCTTGTCAAGTACCAGCGATGCTCATGCAATGGTCAGCTTGAAACAGCGAAGCAAAGGTGAAGTATCGATTCTCCATCTGTTTTCCAAATACAAAAGCTCACACTATTCTTCTACAAATAGCAAAATGGTGACGATGGAGACTAATTGTTCGTCGATCATCCCACCAAGTTCTGGGGATTACCTGTCTCTCGGAAACATGGAACAAGAATGTGTCGGCTCCTGA
- the LOC115749470 gene encoding nucleoside diphosphate kinase 2, chloroplastic encodes MEGVVGVAGGIGGASGCVSSSSPTAAIGSNGVVCRPRAVLSCAPPSPKLRASNRHRLRLSSFSSTSHLFCSAPHASRGRTRPRIFLPHLVASLEQVEETYVMIKPDGVQRGLVGEIISRFERKGFRLTGLKLFQCPTELAEEHYKDLQSKPFFPKLIKYITSGPVVCMAWEGVGVVASARKLIGSTNPLQAEPGTIRGDLAVQTGRNVVHGSDSPENGQREIALWFKEGELCQWTPAQAPWLWE; translated from the exons atggagggGGTAGTAGGAGTAGCGGGGGGCATTGGAGGCGCGAGCGGCTGTGTGTCGTCGTCATCTCCAACTGCTGCGATTGGAAGTAATGGAGTTGTTTGCAGACCTCGAGCCGTCTTATCCTGCGCCCCGCCCTCCCCTAAGCTGCGCGCCTCCAATCGCCACCGTCTCCGCCTGTCGTCGTTCTCTTCGACCTCGCACCTGTTCTGCTCTGCTCCTCATGCTTCCCGCGGTCGAACCAGACCTCGCATTTTCCTCCCTCATTTGGTCGCTTCCTTG GAGCAAGTGGAAGAGACTTACGTAATGATAAAGCCAGACGGTGTTCAACGCGGCCTG GTCGGGGAAATAATTTCGAGGTTTGAGAGGAAGGGATTCAGATTGACTGGCTTGAAGCTCTTCCAGTGCCCCACAGAATTGGCTGAG GAACACTATAAAGATCTTCAGTCCAAGCCATTCTTCCCTAAATTGATCAAGTATATCACGTCTGGACCAGTCGTTTGTATG GCTTGGGAGGGCGTCGGTGTTGTTGCCTCAGCACGAAAGTTAATCGGGTCAACTAATCCTCTACAAGCTGAGCCTGGAACAATAAGAGGGGATCTTGCAGTGCAAACTGGAAG GAATGTGGTACATGGCAGCGACAGCCCTGAAAATGGCCAACGTGAAATTG CTCTTTGGTTCAAAGAAGGCGAATTGTGCCAATGGACACCTGCTCAAGCTCCATGGCTATGGGAGTGA
- the LOC115749466 gene encoding GRAS family protein RAD1-like, with translation MGHVPIQVPDELYLNINDDLTIDSLSCLKLTSSPSSSSTRDLSTSSLDHEDMLAGCDQEEEEEARGQQRLKRTYSSVESIGSNSPRAYTGGFGGGGSAIRRCSSTTSLNTPRRLHFRDHIWTYTQRYLAAEAVEEAAAVSAIRGGEEDGSADGMRLVQLLIACAEAVACRDKLYASSLLSELRSRALVFGTSFQRVASCFVQGLADRLSLLQPLGTSGFVWPAAAAAAAGATAFDEKEEALRLAYEICPYIQFGHFVANTFILEAFEGESFVHVVDLGMSLGLPRGHQWRRLIQSLAGRHGQPPRRLRITAIGLSAKKFRSIGDELEAYALNLGINLEFSVVETNLENLQAEDIKICEGEVLAVNSILQLHCVVKESRGALNSVLQMIHELSPKVLVLVEQDSSHNGPFFLGRFMEALHYYSAIFDSLDAMLPRYDTRRAKVEQFYFAEEIKNIVSCEGPARVERHERVDQWRRRMSRAGFQSAPIKMMAQAKQWLGKNKVCEGYTVVEEKGCLVLGWNSKPIVAASCWKC, from the coding sequence ATGGGTCATGTTCCTATTCAGGTCCCTGATGAGTTGTACCTTAACATTAACGACGACCTGACCATTGACTCTCTGAGTTGTCTCAAGCTTACTTCTTCGCCATCCTCGTCCTCGACTCGCGACCTTTCCACGAGCTCGCTCGATCATGAGGATATGCTCGCGGGTTGTGAccaggaagaggaagaagaggcgaGAGGCCAGCAGAGGCTCAAGAGGACTTACAGTTCCGTCGAATCGATTGGGAGCAACAGCCCCAGAGCTTATACCGGCGGTTTCGGCGGCGGCGGAAGCGCAATCCGCCGGTGCAGCAGCACGACCAGCCTCAACACCCCCCGGAGGCTCCACTTTCGCGACCACATATGGACATACACGCAGCGCTACCTCGCGGCAGAGGCTGtcgaggaggcggcggcggtcTCCGCCATCCGTGGCGGAGAGGAGGACGGGTCGGCCGACGGGATGAGGCTCGTCCAGCTCCTCATCGCGTGCGCTGAGGCCGTGGCTTGCCGCGACAAGTTGTACGCGTCATCGCTGCTGTCGGAGCTCAGGTCTCGGGCCCTGGTGTTCGGTACCTCGTTCCAGCGAGTGGCCTCGTGCTTCGTCCAGGGCCTTGCTGACCGATTGTCCCTGCTCCAGCCGCTCGGGACGTCGGGCTTCGTCTGGccggcggcagcagcagcagcggctGGGGCCACAGCCTTCGACGAGAAGGAGGAGGCCTTGCGGCTGGCCTACGAGATCTGCCCGTACATCCAGTTCGGCCACTTTGTGGCCAACACTTTCATATTGGAAGCCTTTGAGGGAGAGAGTTTCGTCCATGTGGTGGACCTGGGGATGTCCCTGGGCCTGCCACGTGGGCACCAGTGGCGGAGGCTGATCCAGAGCCTCGCGGGCCGGCATGGCCAGCCGCCGCGTCGCCTCCGCATCACTGCCATCGGCCTAAGCGCCAAGAAGTTTCGCTCCATCGGGGACGAGCTTGAGGCTTACGCGCTCAACTTGGGGATCAATCTGGAGTTCTCTGTGGTGGAGACCAATCTGGAGAATCTGCAGGCAGAAGATATCAAAATCTGTGAAGGCGAAGTGCTTGCTGTGAACAGCATTCTCCAGCTGCATTGTGTTGTCAAAGAGAGCAGAGGGGCTCTGAACTCTGTGCTTCAAATGATTCATGAATTGTCACCGAAAGTTCTGGTCTTGGTAGAGCAAGATTCGAGCCACAATGGGCCTTTCTTTCTTGGGAGGTTCATGGAGGCTCTGCATTACTACTCTGCAATTTTCGACTCTCTGGACGCGATGTTGCCCAGGTACGACACCCGGAGGGCCAAGGTGGAGCAGTTCTACTTCGCGGAGGAGATCAAGAACATAGTGAGCTGCGAGGGACCAGCGAGGGTGGAGCGACATGAGAGGGTGGACCAGTGGCGGCGGAGGATGAGCAGGGCCGGGTTCCAGTCGGCGCCAATCAAGATGATGGCTCAGGCCAAGCAGTGGCTCGGCAAGAACAAGGTCTGCGAGGGCTACACTGTTGTTGAAGAGAAAGGGTGTCTTGTTCTGGGGTGGAACTCCAAGCCCATTGTCGCTGCTTCTTGCTGGAAATGCTAA
- the LOC115749494 gene encoding (13S,14R)-1,13-dihydroxy-N-methylcanadine 13-O-acetyltransferase AT1-like, translating to MDAIMVEIKSKHAVRPSYPTPYSLRHLKLSLLDQLSPPEYVPMIFYYADIDDRLAIGLCTLHKLIDGVTFASLTVNLRAKIDPPLSESCAGNLLWLAIAPDSRVGFGECGHIQIHYLGKFHLYEADFGWGKLVWVSSAGLVFKNVVVLIESRYGDGIEAWVTMEEKDMGVFERNEELLALASATESPSCMLLNSRL from the exons ATGGATGCGATAATGGTCGAGATCAAATCAAAACATGCCGTAAGACCATCCTATCCAACACCTTATAGCCTCAGACACTTGAAACTCTCTCTCCTAGATCAGCTTTCTCCTCCAGAATACGTCCCGATGATCTTTTACTACGCTGACATTGATGATA GATTGGCCATTGGCTTGTGCACATTGCACAAGCTTATTGATGGGGTCACATTTGCTTCACTA ACTGTGAATCTGAGAGCTAAGATTGATCCGCCACTCTCAGAATCTTGTGCTGGCAATCTCCTTTGGCTGGCAATTGCACCTG ATAGTCGAGTTGGTTTCGGCGAATGTGGACATATACAGATTCACTACCTAGGGAAATTCCATTTATATGAAGCTGATTTCGGTTGGGGGAAGCTGGTCTGGGTGAGCAGCGCTGGGCTCGTCTTCAAGAACGTTGTCGTCCTGATTGAATCGAGATACGGTGATGGAATTGAAGCTTGGGTGACCATGGAAGAAAAAGATATGGGTGTTTTTGAGAGGAACGAAGAGCTTCTTGCGCTTGCTTCGGCAACTGAGAGCCCTTCCTGTATGCTACTGAATTCTCGCCTTTGA
- the LOC115749465 gene encoding uncharacterized protein LOC115749465 isoform X3: protein MATSAFRSTTKRTPIGASSASTDGSASSNRSSAHRRSRSVSRFSHRLAEPEDSFGNDKPAPRGRFVNTTRGSGLPEISLDDLAIEFFGSEDRGRSSLRNTDVSPKKGETASQRRGRSVSRQRSRVGGGKGNVFEGSGAGRVAAESNSRRRRSVSVVRCQISDSESDVDNSRSSLGYPNNKIVGNGNKQKLPSQKPSASSNRQALRRSSSQKDLKSYDGYSSHSSALTDDEAKDAYFGKNGSERTIRAVYALKTANHPTGGDVNTGLCEAMRQEFRHAMEEIKMEIEQVVLRSKPSVGAHDNYLALENSDVRQAVSTIRRNYATKLEQSEKRKKDLLAEIMLEEQRGKELSQIVNELPPDAKSPVLDKPSRNRKSSNDKSRTSNHLADEAEKYIQEFLSNVEDTDISSLDGERSDTSSTLGGTTKLDTFQNLAKSMPLPIEMDGVVLPWLQWETSNDVSPLSSKKKMQSPMASRGGMLDAAQEVNIARDPSYFSSSSHGSWSPVIVDSPVVVVGESTGSQSGESRRYSGKYHSGCEFDLDKYYYNANMLRNSRY from the exons ATGGCGACGTCGGCGTTCAGGTCCACGACGAAGAGGACACCGATCGGGGCTTCCTCGGCCTCCACCGACGGCTCCGCTTCCTCTAATCGGAGTTCAGCTCACCGCCGGTCGCGGAGCGTGAGCCGCTTCTCCCACCGGCTGGCGGAACCAGAGGATTCATTCGGCAACGATAAACCGGCTCCCAGAGGACGGTTCGTGAACACCACGCGAGGATCGGGGTTGCCGGAGATCAGCCTCGATGATCTCGCTATTGAGTTCTTCGGTTCCGAAGATCGAGGTCGGTCGAGCTTGCGGAACACTGACGTCAGCCCTAAGAAAGGGGAAACTGCTTCGCAGAGGCGGGGGAGGTCGGTTTCCAGGCAAAGGTCGAGAGTTGGTGGTGGTAAGGGTAATGTGTTTGAGGGTTCTGGTGCGGGAAGGGTGGCTGCGGAAAGTAATTCACGGCGGAGGAGGTCGGTTTCGGTGGTCCGCTGCCAGATTAGCGATTCCGAG AGTGATGTGGACAATTCTCGCAGTTCTCTTGGTTATCCTAATAACAAGATTGTGGGTAATGGAAACAAGCAAAAGCTGCCATCACAGAAACCCTCAGCTTCAAGCAACAGACAAGCACTGAGAAGGTCTTCGAGCCAAAAGGATCTCAAGTCCTATGATGGTTATTCT AGCCATTCATCTGCACTGACCGATGACGAAGCGAAGGATGCTTATTTTGGGAAAAACGGAAGTGAGAGAACAATACGAGCAGTTTATGCCCTGAAGACT GCCAACCACCCAACTGGAGGGGATGTTAACACTGGGTTGTGCGAAGCAATGCGTCAAGAATTCAGACATGCTATGGAAGAGATCAAGATGGAAATCGAACAG GTTGTGTTGAGAAGTAAGCCTTCTGTTGGAGCGCACGACAATTATTTAGCTTTAGAAAATTCTGATGTTCGTCAGGCTGTCTCCACCATAAGAAGAAACTACGCAACAAAGCTAGAACAG TCAGAGAAGCGTAAAAAGGATTTATTAGCTGAAATTATGTTGGAAGAGCAGCGTGGGAAAGAGCTCAGTCAGATTGTAAATGAATTACCTCCTGATGCAAAATCCCCTGTACTGGATAAACCGTCGCGAAACAGAAAG AGTAGTAATGACAAAAGCAGGACGTCTAATCATCTGGCTGACGAGGCCGAGAAATATATCCAGGAGTTCCTTTCCAATGTGGAAGATACAGATATATCATCGTTAGATGGAGAAAGAAGTGATACAAGCTCAACTTTAGGAGGGACAACTAAGCTAGATACTTTTCAGAATCTTGCAAAATCCATGCCTCTTCCCATTGAAATGGACGGGGTTGTATTGCCATGGTTACAATGGGAAACCAGCAATGACGTCTCTCCACTATCGAGCAAGAAAAAGATGCAGTCGCCAATGGCTTCAAGAGGTGGAATGTTGGATGCAGCTCAG GAAGTCAATATTGCACGGGACCCGAGCTATTTTTCCTCCAGCAGTCATGGTAGTTGGAGTCCAGTAATCGTAGATAGCCCTGTAGTGGTGGTCGGAGAATCCACTGGCAGTCAATCAGGAGAATCTAGAAGATATAGTGGTAAATATCACTCAGGCTGCGAGTTTGACCTGGATAAGTAc TATTACAACGCAAATATGTTGCGAAACAGCAGATATTAA
- the LOC115749465 gene encoding uncharacterized protein LOC115749465 isoform X2, which translates to MATSAFRSTTKRTPIGASSASTDGSASSNRSSAHRRSRSVSRFSHRLAEPEDSFGNDKPAPRGRFVNTTRGSGLPEISLDDLAIEFFGSEDRGRSSLRNTDVSPKKGETASQRRGRSVSRQRSRVGGGKGNVFEGSGAGRVAAESNSRRRRSVSVVRCQISDSESDVDNSRSSLGYPNNKIVGNGNKQKLPSQKPSASSNRQALRRSSSQKDLKSYDGYSSHSSALTDDEAKDAYFGKNGSERTIRAVYALKTANHPTGGDVNTGLCEAMRQEFRHAMEEIKMEIEQVVLRSKPSVGAHDNYLALENSDVRQAVSTIRRNYATKLEQRGKELSQIVNELPPDAKSPVLDKPSRNRKSSNDKSRTSNHLADEAEKYIQEFLSNVEDTDISSLDGERSDTSSTLGGTTKLDTFQNLAKSMPLPIEMDGVVLPWLQWETSNDVSPLSSKKKMQSPMASRGGMLDAAQEVNIARDPSYFSSSSHGSWSPVIVDSPVVVVGESTGSQSGESRRYSGKYHSGCEFDLDKYLKFSNDEDFLVERWRQKQRIDSGGLLLCHQTFF; encoded by the exons ATGGCGACGTCGGCGTTCAGGTCCACGACGAAGAGGACACCGATCGGGGCTTCCTCGGCCTCCACCGACGGCTCCGCTTCCTCTAATCGGAGTTCAGCTCACCGCCGGTCGCGGAGCGTGAGCCGCTTCTCCCACCGGCTGGCGGAACCAGAGGATTCATTCGGCAACGATAAACCGGCTCCCAGAGGACGGTTCGTGAACACCACGCGAGGATCGGGGTTGCCGGAGATCAGCCTCGATGATCTCGCTATTGAGTTCTTCGGTTCCGAAGATCGAGGTCGGTCGAGCTTGCGGAACACTGACGTCAGCCCTAAGAAAGGGGAAACTGCTTCGCAGAGGCGGGGGAGGTCGGTTTCCAGGCAAAGGTCGAGAGTTGGTGGTGGTAAGGGTAATGTGTTTGAGGGTTCTGGTGCGGGAAGGGTGGCTGCGGAAAGTAATTCACGGCGGAGGAGGTCGGTTTCGGTGGTCCGCTGCCAGATTAGCGATTCCGAG AGTGATGTGGACAATTCTCGCAGTTCTCTTGGTTATCCTAATAACAAGATTGTGGGTAATGGAAACAAGCAAAAGCTGCCATCACAGAAACCCTCAGCTTCAAGCAACAGACAAGCACTGAGAAGGTCTTCGAGCCAAAAGGATCTCAAGTCCTATGATGGTTATTCT AGCCATTCATCTGCACTGACCGATGACGAAGCGAAGGATGCTTATTTTGGGAAAAACGGAAGTGAGAGAACAATACGAGCAGTTTATGCCCTGAAGACT GCCAACCACCCAACTGGAGGGGATGTTAACACTGGGTTGTGCGAAGCAATGCGTCAAGAATTCAGACATGCTATGGAAGAGATCAAGATGGAAATCGAACAG GTTGTGTTGAGAAGTAAGCCTTCTGTTGGAGCGCACGACAATTATTTAGCTTTAGAAAATTCTGATGTTCGTCAGGCTGTCTCCACCATAAGAAGAAACTACGCAACAAAGCTAGAACAG CGTGGGAAAGAGCTCAGTCAGATTGTAAATGAATTACCTCCTGATGCAAAATCCCCTGTACTGGATAAACCGTCGCGAAACAGAAAG AGTAGTAATGACAAAAGCAGGACGTCTAATCATCTGGCTGACGAGGCCGAGAAATATATCCAGGAGTTCCTTTCCAATGTGGAAGATACAGATATATCATCGTTAGATGGAGAAAGAAGTGATACAAGCTCAACTTTAGGAGGGACAACTAAGCTAGATACTTTTCAGAATCTTGCAAAATCCATGCCTCTTCCCATTGAAATGGACGGGGTTGTATTGCCATGGTTACAATGGGAAACCAGCAATGACGTCTCTCCACTATCGAGCAAGAAAAAGATGCAGTCGCCAATGGCTTCAAGAGGTGGAATGTTGGATGCAGCTCAG GAAGTCAATATTGCACGGGACCCGAGCTATTTTTCCTCCAGCAGTCATGGTAGTTGGAGTCCAGTAATCGTAGATAGCCCTGTAGTGGTGGTCGGAGAATCCACTGGCAGTCAATCAGGAGAATCTAGAAGATATAGTGGTAAATATCACTCAGGCTGCGAGTTTGACCTGGATAAGTAcctgaaattttcaaatgacGAAGATTTTCTGGTAGAAAGGTGGAGACAAAAACAGAGAATCGATTCAGGAGGTCTGCTTCTCTGTcaccaaacatttttttga
- the LOC115749465 gene encoding uncharacterized protein LOC115749465 isoform X1, whose amino-acid sequence MATSAFRSTTKRTPIGASSASTDGSASSNRSSAHRRSRSVSRFSHRLAEPEDSFGNDKPAPRGRFVNTTRGSGLPEISLDDLAIEFFGSEDRGRSSLRNTDVSPKKGETASQRRGRSVSRQRSRVGGGKGNVFEGSGAGRVAAESNSRRRRSVSVVRCQISDSESDVDNSRSSLGYPNNKIVGNGNKQKLPSQKPSASSNRQALRRSSSQKDLKSYDGYSSHSSALTDDEAKDAYFGKNGSERTIRAVYALKTANHPTGGDVNTGLCEAMRQEFRHAMEEIKMEIEQVVLRSKPSVGAHDNYLALENSDVRQAVSTIRRNYATKLEQSEKRKKDLLAEIMLEEQRGKELSQIVNELPPDAKSPVLDKPSRNRKSSNDKSRTSNHLADEAEKYIQEFLSNVEDTDISSLDGERSDTSSTLGGTTKLDTFQNLAKSMPLPIEMDGVVLPWLQWETSNDVSPLSSKKKMQSPMASRGGMLDAAQEVNIARDPSYFSSSSHGSWSPVIVDSPVVVVGESTGSQSGESRRYSGKYHSGCEFDLDKYLKFSNDEDFLVERWRQKQRIDSGGLLLCHQTFF is encoded by the exons ATGGCGACGTCGGCGTTCAGGTCCACGACGAAGAGGACACCGATCGGGGCTTCCTCGGCCTCCACCGACGGCTCCGCTTCCTCTAATCGGAGTTCAGCTCACCGCCGGTCGCGGAGCGTGAGCCGCTTCTCCCACCGGCTGGCGGAACCAGAGGATTCATTCGGCAACGATAAACCGGCTCCCAGAGGACGGTTCGTGAACACCACGCGAGGATCGGGGTTGCCGGAGATCAGCCTCGATGATCTCGCTATTGAGTTCTTCGGTTCCGAAGATCGAGGTCGGTCGAGCTTGCGGAACACTGACGTCAGCCCTAAGAAAGGGGAAACTGCTTCGCAGAGGCGGGGGAGGTCGGTTTCCAGGCAAAGGTCGAGAGTTGGTGGTGGTAAGGGTAATGTGTTTGAGGGTTCTGGTGCGGGAAGGGTGGCTGCGGAAAGTAATTCACGGCGGAGGAGGTCGGTTTCGGTGGTCCGCTGCCAGATTAGCGATTCCGAG AGTGATGTGGACAATTCTCGCAGTTCTCTTGGTTATCCTAATAACAAGATTGTGGGTAATGGAAACAAGCAAAAGCTGCCATCACAGAAACCCTCAGCTTCAAGCAACAGACAAGCACTGAGAAGGTCTTCGAGCCAAAAGGATCTCAAGTCCTATGATGGTTATTCT AGCCATTCATCTGCACTGACCGATGACGAAGCGAAGGATGCTTATTTTGGGAAAAACGGAAGTGAGAGAACAATACGAGCAGTTTATGCCCTGAAGACT GCCAACCACCCAACTGGAGGGGATGTTAACACTGGGTTGTGCGAAGCAATGCGTCAAGAATTCAGACATGCTATGGAAGAGATCAAGATGGAAATCGAACAG GTTGTGTTGAGAAGTAAGCCTTCTGTTGGAGCGCACGACAATTATTTAGCTTTAGAAAATTCTGATGTTCGTCAGGCTGTCTCCACCATAAGAAGAAACTACGCAACAAAGCTAGAACAG TCAGAGAAGCGTAAAAAGGATTTATTAGCTGAAATTATGTTGGAAGAGCAGCGTGGGAAAGAGCTCAGTCAGATTGTAAATGAATTACCTCCTGATGCAAAATCCCCTGTACTGGATAAACCGTCGCGAAACAGAAAG AGTAGTAATGACAAAAGCAGGACGTCTAATCATCTGGCTGACGAGGCCGAGAAATATATCCAGGAGTTCCTTTCCAATGTGGAAGATACAGATATATCATCGTTAGATGGAGAAAGAAGTGATACAAGCTCAACTTTAGGAGGGACAACTAAGCTAGATACTTTTCAGAATCTTGCAAAATCCATGCCTCTTCCCATTGAAATGGACGGGGTTGTATTGCCATGGTTACAATGGGAAACCAGCAATGACGTCTCTCCACTATCGAGCAAGAAAAAGATGCAGTCGCCAATGGCTTCAAGAGGTGGAATGTTGGATGCAGCTCAG GAAGTCAATATTGCACGGGACCCGAGCTATTTTTCCTCCAGCAGTCATGGTAGTTGGAGTCCAGTAATCGTAGATAGCCCTGTAGTGGTGGTCGGAGAATCCACTGGCAGTCAATCAGGAGAATCTAGAAGATATAGTGGTAAATATCACTCAGGCTGCGAGTTTGACCTGGATAAGTAcctgaaattttcaaatgacGAAGATTTTCTGGTAGAAAGGTGGAGACAAAAACAGAGAATCGATTCAGGAGGTCTGCTTCTCTGTcaccaaacatttttttga